The following nucleotide sequence is from Candidatus Cloacimonas sp..
CATCCCGTATCAAACACGGGAAGGTTACGGGATAATATTGATATATATATTGGTTAGGTGTAGGGAAGAAATGAAAGTATATCTTTGCCAGAGAGATACGATAATATTTTGGCAATAGGCATCGGATTCCCAGTTTGCGCAAGCTATATCGCGTTATCCTCATTGGGACTGAAAGATTGCAGATTGGCGATTGAAAAGAGCTAAAAATGGAATAGAAGGCATCTGGCAAGAATAAATATGAGGTTATCATTTTTATGCGCATTACTCATAGTGTAATAAAAATCAGGTCTTTAATCCAGCTCGTTTTTTTATTGCTGGCGGTTGCCTTTTTCATTGGCATCATTTATTGGGGTTTACCCTATACGATCCATCATATATGCCCCTATGCCATTGTTTGTTTTGGTGTAAGTAATAGGTTTGTTAAAACGGTTTTTGCTTTAACGATTGCCTTCAGCTTTTTAATATTGGTTTTATCTATTTTCTACGGTCGTATTTTTTGTGGATGGATTTGCCCTCTCGGAACCATTCAAGAGTTGCTGTTTATGCTGAACTATAAAAAGAAAAAGCGGAGAAAACAAATTCCTCTTTATCTGGAGAGGCATTTTGCCAAATTTAAATATATTGTTCTTGCCCTAACGGTAATTTTATCCTTGCTGGGTTTTAATTATCTTTTTATCCACTCCTGCCCTATTTTTGCCCTTTCCATTTTACCCTCCATTGCAATATCTGGATTGATCGTGGTGCTCGTAATATTGGTGGGAGGTATATTTTGGGAGCGGTTTTGGTGCCGATTTTTATGCCCCTATGCCGCTCTTTTGAATCTTTTTCAAATGTTAAGTAAAATGCTTCATTTACCTCGTTTAATGATGCATCGGAATCTGGAACGCTGTAATGATTGCGGAATATGCTCTCAAAACTGCCCAATGAATATTAACCTAACGCAAACTGAATTTGTAGATAATCCCAATTGTATCCTCTGTTTTCGGTGCGCTCAAAAATGCCCTAAACCAGATACAATCAGATGGGAAAAGGAACAATAAATGAGAACTTTTTTGCAAGTGACCGTCCTATTGCTTTTGGCAACTATCCTTATTTATCTTTTCTACATAGCTTTGGCACCGGAAAAAACAGCCAAAGTGGAATCAATTTCACCGAGATATACACTCAAAGACAGTATAACTACAAATGATCCTGCGGCTCAGAACAAAGAAAACAGCGTGGAAAATGAAAATAATACTCCCGCTTCCAAATCGCCAAATATGGCTAAAACCACACCTAACGAACCAAAAAATGACTTCTCAAATAAAGAAGATAATATCGCTGATGCCACTTCCATTACATCCAAAATGGCAGAAACGGTGGCTGCAACTGACAAAATTGTATATGCCGTAGATAATGACATTTGCATTGGTTGCAAACTTTGCGTCCGCATTTGCCCCGCTAAAGCCATTACCCTAAAAAACGGAAAAGCGGTTATTGACAAAGAAAAATGCACTGGTTGCGGAAATTGTGCCAATGGAGATGGCAAGAATTTTCTGGGCTGTCCCGTTGCCGCCATTGCTAAGTCCTGAGCTTTAGCAGGAGTTTGCCATAGAGCTGTAATTTTTTTTCTTACAGGAAAACGGTGTTGTTTGGTAACAAAAAAAGCGGAGGATTTGCATCCTCCGGCTACATAAAAAAACGGAGGACTTGCGTCCTCCGATTATATTATTTCTTTAGAACCATTTTCTTGGTTTCTGTATAGTTTCCTGCTTTCATTTTATAAAAATAAATCCCGCTGGAAACAGATCTATTGTTACTGTCCGTTCCATCCCAAGTTACCGTATGTTCACCTGGCTCTAAGGGTTTATTTACCAATGTCTTCACTTTCTGTCCCAAAATATTGTAGATGAGCAGTTCCACCTTAGTGTTTTCTTTCAAGCTGAAACTGATGGCGGTGCTCGGATTGAAAGGATTGGGATAACAACCTTTCAAAGCAGTTATGGTAGTAACAACAGGATCCTCGTTAGCAACTGGTTTTCCGGTTCCGGAAAGGGG
It contains:
- a CDS encoding 4Fe-4S binding protein, whose protein sequence is MRITHSVIKIRSLIQLVFLLLAVAFFIGIIYWGLPYTIHHICPYAIVCFGVSNRFVKTVFALTIAFSFLILVLSIFYGRIFCGWICPLGTIQELLFMLNYKKKKRRKQIPLYLERHFAKFKYIVLALTVILSLLGFNYLFIHSCPIFALSILPSIAISGLIVVLVILVGGIFWERFWCRFLCPYAALLNLFQMLSKMLHLPRLMMHRNLERCNDCGICSQNCPMNINLTQTEFVDNPNCILCFRCAQKCPKPDTIRWEKEQ
- a CDS encoding 4Fe-4S binding protein, with the translated sequence MRTFLQVTVLLLLATILIYLFYIALAPEKTAKVESISPRYTLKDSITTNDPAAQNKENSVENENNTPASKSPNMAKTTPNEPKNDFSNKEDNIADATSITSKMAETVAATDKIVYAVDNDICIGCKLCVRICPAKAITLKNGKAVIDKEKCTGCGNCANGDGKNFLGCPVAAIAKS